The following nucleotide sequence is from Streptomyces brevispora.
TCGCCCACTCGGCCGGTACGAACATCGCGACGCTGTACGCGGCCCGGTTCCCGCAGCGCGTCGGCAGACTCGCCCTGATCACCCCCAGCACCCGGGCCGTCGGCATCGAGATCACCGGGGAGGAGCGCCGCGAGCTCGCTGCGCTCCGCAAGGGCGAGCCGTGGTACCCGGCCGCGTCCACCGCGCTGGAGGCGATCACCCGGGGAACGGACGGCGACTGGGCGGCCGTGGCCCCGTTCTTCTACGGCCGGTGGGACGACACGGCACGGGAGCACTGCACGGCGAGCCGGCCGGAGAACCCGGAGGCCGCCGCCGGCTTCGGGGCGGAGGGCGCCTTCGGCCCGGACACCACCCGTGCGGCGATCGCCGGCTTCGGGGCCCCTGTCCTGCTGCTCGCCGGGGAGTTCGACCTGAACAGCCCGCCTCGGGCGGTGGCCGGATTCGCCGCGCTGTTCCCCGAAGCCGCGCTCGTCGTGCAGTCGGGGGCGGGGCACTACCCGTGGCTCGACGACGCCGACCGCTTCACCGCGGCTGTCGCGGCGTTCCTGGGGTGATCCGGCCGGGTGAGTTTGATGGCCACGGCGTCGAGGACCCAGTCCAGGCCGGTTGCGAAGGATGTCTCAAACGCCTCGTGAGCCCGGACCCCGCCGAAGCCCTCGCACTCTTCGACCAAGTCCAGCCATCCTGACTGCCGAGCGCGAGAGCACCAGCACCAACAGCTCGCCACGGCTTCACGGGACAGGTCGACGGTCAGTGTCCCGCTCAACTGTAGGCAGCGTGATGGTTCACCCGCGGAGCCAAGCCAGCAGGCGCCGTGGAGTCGGTCGCCATGTGCTGGCCCGAATGGATCGGGGAGCCGATTCGGCTCTCCTGACTTGCTGAGCGAGTCGGTGTTCGTCCGCCTCGCGAATGAGTTCATGAGAGCGGATCTGGTGCAACTCGAAGTGCATGCCGCTCGCTCCTACTGCTGGAGCTCCGTGACGTCGGCGACCACGCAGCTGACGTTGTCGGGGCCGCCGGAGCCGTTGGCGAGGGCGATGAGTTCGCTGACGGCCTGCTCCGGATCGCTGATCTCGGAGAGCACCCGGCGGATTTCTTCGGTCGGCACGACGGTGGACAGACCGTCGGAGCAGAGCAGGTAACGGTCTCCCTGCTGGGCGTCGTGAAGACGCATGTCGGGGGTGGCGTCGGCTCCTTGGCCCAGGGCTCGTATCAGCAGTGACCGCTGGGGGTGGGAGGCGGCTTCTTCCGGGCTGAGGCGTCCTTCGTCGACCATCGACTGCACCATGGTGTGGTCGTGCGTGATCTGGAACAGTTCTCCGTCGCGCAGGAGGTGGACGCGGGAGTCGCCGATGTGAACGAGGGCCAGTTGCGAGCCGGTCCAGAGCATCGCGGTGAGCGTGGTCCCGGCCTCTTCGGAGCAAGAGCCGGCCCCGGAGACGCCGTGCACCGCCTGTTTGGCCTGTTCGATGGCGTCGTCGAGGACATCGAGGAGATTGCCTGCCGGGATGCTGTTGGTTTCGAGGTGCTTGAGCGCGTCGACGGCGGCTGCGCTGGCGGGGGCTCCTTGACTGCCGAAGCCGTCGGCGACGGCGAGCAGACGGGACCCTGCGTAGACGGTGTCCTGGTTGCTCTCGCGGACGAGGCCGGTGTCGGAAAGAGCGGCGTAACGGATGCCCAGGGGCTTGGCGATCGGGGACATGGCTGGGTCCTTCCAGGAGAGGTGGTCGATGAGGAAGGTGGCCAGGTCCCGCCGTGCGGCGGTATCGGCTTCGACCTGGGCCCAGAACGCGCGGATCTCCTGGGCCGCCGAATCCGCCTCCAGCGTGCAGATGTGCTGGATACGGGCCAGGGGCATCCCCAGGCGTCGGAGCCAGGCGACCAGTCGGGCCTGGTCCAGTTGCTCCGGTGCGTAGAGGCGGTAGCCGGTCACCGGGTCGACGCGAGCGGGGGTCAGCAGGCCGAGTTCGTCGTAAAGACGCAGAGCCTTCGGCGACAGCCGGGACGCTTTCGCGAACGTTCCGATGGTCAGCAATTCCATGCTCGCTCCTCCTCATGCCGAGCACATCGCCCGGCCCCACCGATGCTGTGGGCTCCCCCAAGGTGAAGGTCAACCAAGGCTTCTGCTTGGCCCTGTCCCACCGGGACTCGCTACGTCTACCGGGAACGGACATCCGGCATGACGAGTGTCCGGTTTCAGCGGCCTTCGGCCTCCGGCGGTTCCCAGAACCGAGCAGTCGTGGGCGAAGAGCACACGTCGTGGGTCGAAGTCGGCGAGTCGATCCAGCCAGTGCCGATACGGAGGAAGCGGCTGCTCCACGCCGTGAAGTGCCGCGCGGCGGGCCAGTTGCTCGGACGCGAAGTGGGAAGCGAAGGCGTGTGCCTGACCGGCAAGGACTACTGTGCCGTCGCGTTGCCGGAGGACCAGCGACTGATGCCCTTGGGTGTGCCCGGGCGTCGGGATGATCCAGATTCCGGGCCAGATGTCCGTTCCCAAAAGATCTGGATCGAGGAGGTGTATCTGACCTGGGCCTTGTCAGTTCTGCTGGGACGGGTTGGAAGCCGGGCGGCCCAGTGGATCTGGACGTTGCTGCGCCTGCTTTAGCGCGAGCTGAGACGGTCCCATTTGTTCTGTCGGACGGTACGGCCGTGGCCTGGTGTCTTTCAGTTCTGGTGGGACTCATCCCGTAGGGCGTCGTAGTCGTCCGGCGTCGTCACCAGCATCAGTGATCGTCCCAGGGAGTCGGTCCAGCGAAAGAGGGGGGCGTTGGAGAAGGCGTGGGGACGGAGCTTCTCGCGGAGAGTGGGGACGTTCAGCCGGTGCTCGGCCTCTGTGTAGACGGAGTCGATGGTGCGCCGGTGCTGGCTGAGGCTCGTCCATCGGCCAGGTTCCCGTAGTGCCCGCCAAGCAGGATCGGCCAGCATGCCCAGCAGCGTGACGAACTCTGGATAGGTGGCGATGTACTCCCGCTCGTCGACGCGTCGCCTGATGATGTTCCCGTAGATGGCTTCCTTTGGAGGAAGCTGGGCGAGGCGGTCGTTCCAGCGTGAGAGCAGATGAGGTTTGCTTCTTGTTCAGGAGCCATGAGCGGACCAAGTGCTGCGCTTCCTTCGTCGCTGCTTCCAGGGTGTCGGGGAAGCGCCGGGCGATCCGTCGGTGTCGGTGCTCAGCGGTACCGAGCTCCGGTAGGTGACCGACACGGTAGTGGCGGTTGCCGTCTACCCAGATGCCGTGCCGTCGGCAGAGCTGGAGATCTGCGGGGCGATGGGCGAGGACTGGCCTGGTGATCCCGCGCCTCGACCGCCTTGGTGCCCGCTGGCCGCAGCACCGCCGCGCAGATTGTCCGGGTCGCCACGTCAACGGCGATAGTCAGTTCCGGACGACCGCTCACCCCGTCCTCCAGGATCACGAGCACATCCAGTGGAGTCGTGTCGATCTGCACCAGCTCGCCCGGTCGGCAGGCCGCGGACGGCGTGAACATTCCCTCGGGCCGACGAGCTTGGGAGCGGCGGGAAGCAGCCGAACCGAAGGCGTGCGTGCCCGCGCTCACTGCCTCGACAAGCCGGTAGAACGTCGTCTTCGACGGCATCGGCACCACCCCGGCCCCGTGCTGCTCGGCAAGCAGGGCCTCGACCCGGCCCTTGTCGTTCTGCCAGAACAGCCACAGCGGCTGCGACAGCAGACCAGTCACCTCGGGTGTGAAGTCCAGCAGCATCGCGTGATCCCGCTCCAGCCACGACTCGAACCCCACATGCCCGCCTGTTGTGGCCGACCAGTACAGGCCCGGGAAGTTCCGCTGGCCGCGGTATGAAGGGAAGCCACGTACTGGCAGTCCCGTCTCGAACTCGACCTCCTCCGCCTCACTCAGCGGTCGGCGGTGTTCACCTTTGGCATCCCGCCAACCGACTTCGAATCCGCCCACGTCCAGCGGTGCCGTATCACTCGTCCCACCCAACCCCATGGACTTCACTGTCCAGAATCAATGGGAATCCACCAGAAGTTTTGGGCTGAAACCCCTCATGTGAGTGATGCTGCGAGCCAGCTCAGTCAGAGTCTTCGTGATCACTGGCGAGATCGTCTGAGGCGGGTCGAAGCCTGCGACGCGCCGCGTCCAGGCGTTCGCCATAGTCCGCTGCGAAGATCCCAGGCAGGGACTTGTCGAGCGTTCCGGCCAGCCTATGAATGGGCGCCCAGACTGCCTCGTCGTCGACGAGACGGCTGAGGTCCGTCATCTGCACTCGCTCCAGCCAGTCCGACAGGACCAGCGCTTCATCAGAGGTGAGCTTGATGATGATCTCCGTGTTCTCCACTGCTCGAACATAGTTCGCCGACCCTGCGGTGTCAGAGGTGCCTGGCACAGTGCCGCCGTGGACATCGATTCCTTCTGGAAGCTCATCGAAGAGTGCCGACGGCAGACGCGGGGCCGGGACGAACGGCTGGCGTGGTTGCGTGACGAATTGTCGCGGAGGCCGCTGACAGAGATCGTGCAGTTCCAGGTTCGCCTGGACGAAGTGACGCGTGAAGCCTTCACCTGGGATCTCTGGGCTGCTGCGGAGCGGATCTTCGGCGGCTGGTGTTCGGACGACGGATTCTGCTACTTCGGCCTGTGGATGGTGGGGATCGGTCGGGAAGCCTTCGTGCGGGCAGTGATCGATCCCGACTCTCTGGCCGACACTCCAGAGGTTCAGTGCCTGGTGGGTCGCCCTCGGGAGCTCTGGAACGACGACTGGCCGGAGTGGGAGTCTCTCGACTACGTCGCCATGGAGGCGTATGGACTACAGACCCGCGCGGATGACGACTGCGGCGACGCATTCTATGAAGCCGTCGAAGCCGAGCAGGGCGCTGTAGGCGGCAATCCAGGGCCGCGCGGCGAGCAGTGGGACGTGCGATGCGAAGACGAGGCGATGCGCAAACTGCCGAGGCTGAGCGCGATGTTTCCCCTCCGGCCACTGGCCCGGTAGCCGCGAAAGCGCGAGGGATCAGGCCGAGGCTTCGGGGGTGTCGACAGACAGGCGATGCCACGCGTGGCCGCAACCGTCGGAGCAGAAGCGCTCTCGTCGGCGTTCGTCGGCGACGGCCAGCACCGCGATCAGTAGCCGGAATGACTTGAGTCGCTCGTCGTGCGGGGTGAGACTGGCGATCTTCCCGAGTTGCTGGTCGATCCGCCCTCGTGTGATCAGAACTGCCGGTGTGTGCGTGGCGCGGAGCCCGGCGCGTCGGATACTTTCCGGGCCGTCCTCGGCGGTAGCGCGGGCCCGAATGCAGAAATGTGACAGGAGGCGCAGGGTGTTGGACTGCTCCTCAGTCGAGAGGCCCTCGAACCACTCGATTCCCTGTGGCATCGGTCGAAGCTCTTGGGCGAGTTCGTTGAGAATGATGTACGGATCAGCCATCCTCACGCCCCCGTTGCGCTCGATTCACAGACTTTCCCGGTCATCCAAGCAGACCTCGGATGCCTAGAAAGGCAGTTCGTCGGCTTCCAACGGCTCTGAGTACCCACGTACCCAGTGGCCGGGGAGGGCGGCGCAGAGCGACTCCAGGTCGGCGAAGGTACTTCCCCGAACGTGCAGCCAGCTGTGGTCACTCAGTCCGTCGAGCCGCAAGAGCTTCCCCGGCGCGGAAAACCAGCACACGGGTGACTCTTCCTTCCCCGTCCACATCGGGTACTCGGGAAACTCGGGGGTTAGCCCTTGATCGTGGACACCCTGATCATTGGATCGTGAGGATCCGAAGAACAGGAGTTCCCGTTGGGGACGTCGAAGTAGTCGCCTGAGTTCCGGGCTGATGCCGTCGCGCTGTACCACGCCAGCCCGGGTGGGACGTACGCGTCGGTGGCCAAGGACCTGGGCGTCAACCACGAGACGCTCCGCACCTGGGTGCGGGATGCCGAGCAGGCCGCCCGGCCCGGCGCCGGCGAGGCCAGCGCGATGGAGAAGGAGAACCGGCAGTTGCGGGCGCGAGTGAAGGAACTCGAGCTCGAGCGGGAGATCCTGCGGAGGGCCGCGAAGTATTTTGCGGCGGAGACCAGCTGGTGAGCAGTCGCTTCCAGTTCGTTGACGATCATCGTGGCGCCTTCGGCGTCAAGCGGCTGTGCCGGATCCTGGCCGTCTCGCGGTCCGGGTTCTACCGTTGGATCGCCGGCGCGGACGCGCGGGCCGGGCGGGTCAGGGCGGATGCCGACCTCGCCGAGCGGATCACCGCCATCCACGCCGAGTCCGACGGGACTTACGGCGCCCCGCGGGTCACCGCCGAGCTTCGCGACGCCGGAGTACGCGTCAATCACAAACGCGTCGCACGGGTCATGCGTGCGCGAGGCATCGTCGGCTTCCACCTGCGCAAGAAGGTCCGCACCACCATCCCCGAGCCGTCGGCGACACCGGTTCCCGACCTGCTACGGCGCGACTTCACCGCGAAGACGCCGAACACGAAGTACGTGGGTGACGTAACGTATCTCCCCGTCGGGAGCGGCCAATTCCTTTACCTGGCAACGGTGTTGGACCTGTGCTCGAAGCGCCTGGCGGGCTGGTCGATCGCCGACCACATGCGCACCGGGCTGGTCACCGACGCGCTCAAGGCTGCGGCGGCGGTCCGGGGCGCCGACGGCCTGCGCGGAGCGATCTTCCACAGCGACAACGGGGCGCAATACGCCTCGAAGGAGTTCGCCCAGGTCTGCACCGACCTCGGCGTAGTTAGATCGCGCGGTGCGGTGGGCACGAGCGCGGACAACGCCGCCGCCGAGTCGTTCAACGCGACCATGAAACGCGAGACGCTTCAGGGAAAGAATCGCTGGTCAGATGCCCGATCGGCCCGCCTCGCGGTCTTCCGATGGGCCACCCGCTACAACACCAGAAGGAGGCACTCCAGCATCGGCCAGATCAGCCCGAACGCCTTCGAACAACGATCAGTTACGCTGACCACCGCCGCATGACAACCGGTGTCCACGATCCCGGGTCAAGCCCCGATGCCGATCTCGACACCGTGGAAGGTGCGGGTGAGATCCGCCAGCGGCGTGAAGACCGCCGCCTGCACGTCCTCAAGGGCCGCGTCGGTGGGCATCGCGACCTTGCCGCATCCGCCACCCGAGTCGTCGGCGATGAACGTGTAGGGCCATACGTCCTGCCCCGACAGCAGGATGATCTCCCGCGGTATACCGAAGGGAGGCCACTTCTTCTTCGTCTTGTGTCGTCTCGCCACGGCGCCATCCAACCCGACGGACCGCGAGGTCAGAAGTCAGATCCGCCAGCGCGAGCTCATGCCAGAGTGACATCCATGCCACCCTGGTCCAGGGCCTCAAGGACTGCGGAGAACAGGTCGTAAGGCTGGCCATCCGGTGTCAGGGCGTGGGACAGGTACTCGCGTGCGGTCGCGGCGTCTCGCCAAAGCAGAGTGGCGGGGGCGGTGTAGCCGAAGGTGCCGCGCAGGCAGTCGTCAAGGGCGGCGAGACAGCCGCCGAAGTAACCGCCGGGCCCGTTGATAGCCTCGCCGAGTGCCAGGTAGAGGGCTGGTTCGTCGGTGATGTGCTGGCCGTCTAGTTCGTAGGGGTGACCGGTTGGCCGGTCGCAGTGGGTGCGCCGACAGGCCCGCTCTCGGACGAGGTCATGCCAGGCCCCGCGGCGGCGGGTATCGAGGCCGGCCCAGGCGTTCACGGCGTCCGGCGGCCCGGAGAGCCACTGCTCCCAGATGGGCCGGGCGTATTCGGGAACGGGTGTGAAGCGGCCTCCGTCGAGCTCCAGGTCGATCAGGTCGGCTCCGCAGGCGGACGGGCGCCAGCCACTGACTGTGGCCCACAGCAGCCGATCAGTAAGTAGCTCACCTTCGCCGTCCCGTATCTCCAGAGCAGCCTCCTCCAGATCCAGCGCCCGCCGGGTGCCCTTCATCAGCGCCACTCTCAGCTGATCACTCTGGGCGAGCCCCCGTAGGACCAGCGGGGGCGGCACCTGCTCGGGCGACAGGACACGGGTGAATTCCCGGCAGGAGCCCAGCCAGCGGTGCCCGTCGTGCAGGCGAACGCGCCCTCTGTGCCCCCCCGGCGGACCTTCATAGTCGTCCATGCCGGTGAGCAGCAGACTGTCCGTCCCGGGGAGTTGCTCCAAGCCCTCTGCGTCCTCCAGTAGCCAGGCGTCGAGTGCCTCATCGTCCGGCACCAGCCACACCCGGCTGCCGACCCAAGTGGGTACGCCTGATTCCTCCGGAACCCAACCGAACAGCTCGTACGTCCCGCGCTGGGATTCCCTGAACATTCCCTCCGCCTCGGCGCAGACGCCCCAGACATGGCCGTTCTCAGTCTCGGTCAGCGTGTACCGCGCGCTCACGCGCTTGTTCTCGTCCTCATGCACAGCGGAATCATGCCCCGACCACATTCCGACGACGGAGTCGGCCGTCGCTGGCCAGCTGCGCACGTGCTCGGTGTCAGCCAGCACGACTCGATGTCATCTATCTCGAAAAGTCGCAAGCGCGCAGGAGTCCGCCAAGCCGATCGGTGACAGTTGTCCTGCTCAGGTGACAACTAGCTTGCTCAGGCACAACGGGCCCGTACGAGTGGTTCGGAACACTTTTGCAAGCGTCTGCTTGCAAAAGTTAGCATCGAGGGTCCACCATCGACGTATGGCATCACTCAACGTCGGCAATCTCGGCGAGTACCTGCGTGAGCAGCGGCGTACCGCGCAGCTGTCGCTGCGGCAGCTCGCCGATGCCGCCGGGGTGTCCAATCCCTACCTCAGCCAGATCGAGCGCGGGCTGCGCAAGCCCAGTGCCGAGGTGCTGCAGCAGGTCGCCAAGGCGCTGCGGATCTCCGCCGAGACCCTTTACGTACGGGCCGGGATCCTGGACGAGCGGGAGCGGGACGAGTTGGAGACGCGGGCGGTGATTCTGGCCGATCCGTCGATCAACGAGCGGCAGAAGAGCGTGCTGCTGCAGATCTACGAGTCCTTCCGCAAGGAGAACGGGTTCGAGGACGAGCCCGGGGGTGAGGAGGGGAGTGCGTCCGGTGCGGACGCGCCCTTCAATGCCGACGGCAGTGCTGCCGATACACCTTCAAAGCGTTCAAAACCCTCACACTGAGTCTGATGATCCGGGAGGACCACAGTCATGGCCATCACCGATGACCTGCGCAAGACCCTCACCGACCCGACCCCCCTCTACTTCGCCGCCGGTACGGCCGATCTCGCCGTGCAGCAGGCGCGCAAGGTTCCGGCACTGATCGAGCAGCTGCGGGCCGAGGCGCCGGAGCGCATCGAGGCCGTGCGCAACACCGACCCCAAGGTCGTCCAGGAGAAGGTGACCGGGCAGGCCAAGGAGGCGCAGGCCACCCTCCAGGCCAAGGTCACCGAGGTGATCGGGGCGTTCGACACCGATCTGAAGAAGCTGGGCGAGAGCGCCCAGGACCTGGCGCTGCGCGGCGTGGGCGTGGCCGCGGAGTACGCGGTCAGGGCCCGGGAGACGTACGAGAAGGTTGCCGAGCGCGGCGAGCAGACCGTGCGGACGTGGCGTGGCGAGACCGCCGAGGAGATCGTCGAGATCGCCGTCGTCGTCGAGCCGCGCAAGGAGTCCAAGCCGGCGTCGAAGCCGGAGGCCGCGGCGGGGACCAAGGCCGCGCCGAAGCCGGTCGCCAAGCCCGCGCCCGCCGCCAGGACCGTCAAGGCGGAGGCCAAGCCGTCGCCCGCGCCCGGCAAGAAGGCGCCCGCGCGCAAGCCCGCCGCCAAGAGGACCACGCCGCCCACCGCCAAGTAGCGCGATGGCCGACAGGTGTGCCGGGAGAACGGGTGGGCACCTTCTGGGGTGTCCCGGTCGTTGTCCCGGTACCTTGGCCGCGAGGCGCTCATCGACGTACTAGGCGGTGCACATCATGTTGCTCTCAGGCTTCAACTCATTCCTCGGGCTGATCTACACGGCAATGCTCGTCCTCGCCGTGGTCGCCCTGATCATGGCCGCGGTCGCTCGCGAGGACGCCTACCGGGCCGCCGACAAGCAGACCAAGACGTTCTGGCTGATCATCCTCGGCATCACGGTGGTGGTGAACCTCTGGGTGCCCATCATCTTCGTGCAGATCGCCGGCCTGGTCGCGACCATCGTGTTCTTCGTGGACGTACGGCCCGCGCTCAAGGCCATCACGGGCGGCAGCAATCGCCGCGGCGGCTCGAGCAGCGACGGGCCGTACGGGCCCTACAACGGCGGGCGTTGAGCGCCTGCGGGTGACACCTGTCCGGGGCAGGGGCGCGGAATGCTCCGGCCCCGGTCGCCGTTGTGCGCCGGGCGGCGCATGACCTCCTGGTCGCGGTCGAGCAGCAGGACCGCGACATCGTCGGTCAGCTCGCCGCCGTTCAGCTCGCGGACGTGGGTGACGGCCGCCTCCAGCAGCTCCTCGCCGGTCAGCCCCTCGGCCAGCTGACGGTTGATCATCGCGACCATTCCGTCCTGCCCGAGGCGCTGCGTACCGTCTCCGATCCGGCCCTCGATCAGTCCGTCCGTGTACATCATCAGGCTCCAGGAACCGCCCAGTTCCACCTGTCGGCGCGGCCACCGGGCGCGCGGCAGCAGGCCGAGCGCCGGGCCGCCGTCCTCGTACGGAAGCAGCTGCGCCACCTGTCCCCGGCGGGCGATCAGCGGTGCCGGGTGACCCGCCAGGCAGAGGCCCGCGCGGCGGCCGTCGGGGGCGATGTCGACCGTGCAGAGGGTCGCGAAGATCTCCTCGCTCTCCCGTTCGTGCTCCAGGACCTGCTGGAGCGTGGAGAGCAGTTCGTCGCCGCAGAGTCCGGCCAGTGTCAGCGCCCGCCACGCGATGCGCAGCTCCACGCCGAGCGCCGCCTCGTCCGGGCCGTGCCCGCAGACGTCGCCGATCATCGCGTGGACCGTTCCGTCGGGTGTACGGACCGTGTCGTAGAAGTCCCCGCCGAGCAGCGCACGGCTGCGGCCGGGGCGGTAGCGGGCGGCGAAGCGCAGGTCGGAGCCGTTGAGCAGCGGTGTGGGGAGCAGACCGCGTTCCAGACGGGCGTTCTCCTGGGCCCGCAGCCGGGACTCGGTGAGCTGGTGCTGCGCGACGTCGGCGCGCTTGCGTTCGACGGCGTAGCGGATGGCCCGGCTGAGCAGCTTGCCGTCGAGCTCGTCCCGGAAGAGGTAGTCCTGCGCACCGACCCGTACCGCCTCGGCGGCCGACTCGAGGTCGTCCTGCGCCATGAGGGCGAGTACGGCGTGCCGGGGCGCGATCCGCAGGACGTGCTTGAGGGTGGCCAGCCCGTCCGCCTCCTCGCCCCGGGGGGTGCGTGCCTCGCCGGCGGACGGCAGGGCCAGGTCGAGCAGGACGCAGTCCACGTCGTCGGTGAGGAGCCGGCCCGCCTCGGTCAGGTTGCGGGCGGTACGGATGCGGACCCGGGTGCCGGCCGCGGCCGGGAGTTCCGGGACGGTGAAGGTGCCCGCGGGGTCGTCCTCGATCACCAGGAGCGTGAGGTCGGCGCCATAGCTGGTCTCCGCAGCGGGAACGGAACGCTGCTGCGGTACGGGTACGGGCATCGAATCGGTTTCCTTCCCTCCCCCCGAGGGCGCGGCGGAGCGACGATCGACGACCCGCCAGACGGGGACGATAGCGGTACGGGACGCGGCAATGGAATGGTGCTCGACGAGGGGCCGGTGTTCCGGGTGGGGCCGTAAGCCGCGGAAGGACGCAGATCCGGCGGAATATGCCGGGGGCGCAGTCCTTTCCGGCACATGACAAAGGTCACGTGGGGCGGTGGCCGTCGGGTGTCGCGGGTCACGGCTGCGGGGCGCGGGCGGATCAGCGCCCGGCGGGGGTGGCGGGACATCGTGCGGATCGCGTGCGGAATCCGGCCCTCCGCCGGTCCCTGTCCGGCCTCCGTCCGATCCCGGCTCACTCCCCGCCCGCTCCAGGGCCGGTCTCAAGGGTCCGTTGAGGCTCCCTCGAGGCCGGCCGGCGCTTGCCCAGGTCGGGCCGCCGCTACCGCCGCTGCCGATACCGCTTCCGTCCCTAAGCGGGGGTGCCGCCGCTTCCCCGTCGCCGACGCCGTTACTCGCCCCGCGGCTTCCCCGTCACCGGCCCCGTCACTTGTCCGGGCGTACGACACCGAGGATCTCCATCGAGCCCGCCCCCGCGAGCGTGATGTTCCGGCCGGGGCGCGGGGCGTGCACGATCGCGCCGTCGCCGATGTACATCCCGACGTGCGTGGCGTCGCCGAAGTAGATGATCAGGTCGCCGGGGCGCATGTCCTTGATGGCGATGTGCGGCAGCTGCCGCCACTGCTCCTGCGAGGTGCGCGGGATCGGATGCCCGGCCGCCGCCCATGCCTGGGACGTCAGCCCCGAGCAGTCGTACGACTTGGGGCCTTCGTCGCCCCATCCGTACGGCTTGCCGATCTGCGCGGTCGCGTAGGCCACCGCCTCCTTGCCGCTCGCGCTCGCCTCGCGGTTGATCTCCTTCAGGGCGCCGGAACTCAGCCAGGCGGTCTGGGACTTGTACTCCGCCTGCTGTTCCAGCTCAAGGAGCCGGGCCCGCTCCTTCTTCTCCAGCCGGGACTCCAGCTTCTTCGCCGCCGCGATCTGTGCGTTGATCTTCTTCTTGGCCTTGGCCTGCTTGACGCGGTTGGCTTCGAGCTTGGTCCAGTTGGTGCTCGCGTCCTGCGTGTACGTCTTCAGGTCCTCCTGGGTCCTGTTCAGTTCAGCCAGGACCCCCTTGGCGGCCTGCTGGCCCTGGCGGGCCCGGGTGACCCCGTCCAGGAAGAGCTGCGGGTCGCCGCTGAGCATCAGCTGGGCGCCGGGCGGCAGTCCGGCGTTGCGGTACTGCTCACGGGCCTGGGCGCCCGCCCTGCTCTTGAGCTCGGCGATCTTCGCCTGGCCCTCGACTATGGCCTGCGCGAGCTTGACGATCTCGCCCGACTGCTTCTCGGCCCGCTCCTCGGCGAGGAGGTACGCGTCCGTGGCCGCCCCGGCCTCGCGGTACAGGTCGTCGATCTCCGCGCGCACCTCTTCGAGGCTTTTCTTCCCCGATGCCCCCGATGCCCCCGATGCCCCCGATGCCCCCGATACTCCCGGCATCCCCGGCTGTTCCGGCGCGGGCGGTGCCGGTGCGGCGAAGGCCTGGACCGGTGCGGCCAGTACGGCCAGCGCGCAGACCAGCGTGATCGCAGCGGCCGCACTGTGGCGTCGGTTCACGAGCTCCCCCTCCGGACAGACCCGAACAGATCTGATTTACCGTCAGTAACTTATGGCACCGACGAGATCGTGCCATGCCGTACCGAAAAGCAACAGAGGCTCACACACCTCCGGCAGTTTTCGGCCGGTCGCCGATGCCGCGGACACGCCCCCGTACCGCCCTTCACGTTCAGGGACGAACGGTGCCCGGCAGGCGTTCCCGGTGGAGGGGGAGTTCCTCCCCGTTCCGGCGTGTCGGGCTACTGCCGGGGCTTCAGTGCCGCCCAGTTCACCGTGACTTCGCCCTGCCGCCACCGCCGGACCCCGTCCGTCAGCGGCCAGTCGCCCGA
It contains:
- a CDS encoding alpha/beta fold hydrolase, with the protein product MTTFCASDGTRLAYRVYGDGDPLVCIPGGPADSRYLGELGGLSGHRRLIVPDLRGTGGSAVPEDASSYRCDRLVDDVEALREHLGLPRTDLLAHSAGTNIATLYAARFPQRVGRLALITPSTRAVGIEITGEERRELAALRKGEPWYPAASTALEAITRGTDGDWAAVAPFFYGRWDDTAREHCTASRPENPEAAAGFGAEGAFGPDTTRAAIAGFGAPVLLLAGEFDLNSPPRAVAGFAALFPEAALVVQSGAGHYPWLDDADRFTAAVAAFLG
- a CDS encoding MerR family transcriptional regulator, which codes for MELLTIGTFAKASRLSPKALRLYDELGLLTPARVDPVTGYRLYAPEQLDQARLVAWLRRLGMPLARIQHICTLEADSAAQEIRAFWAQVEADTAARRDLATFLIDHLSWKDPAMSPIAKPLGIRYAALSDTGLVRESNQDTVYAGSRLLAVADGFGSQGAPASAAAVDALKHLETNSIPAGNLLDVLDDAIEQAKQAVHGVSGAGSCSEEAGTTLTAMLWTGSQLALVHIGDSRVHLLRDGELFQITHDHTMVQSMVDEGRLSPEEAASHPQRSLLIRALGQGADATPDMRLHDAQQGDRYLLCSDGLSTVVPTEEIRRVLSEISDPEQAVSELIALANGSGGPDNVSCVVADVTELQQ
- a CDS encoding TnsA-like heteromeric transposase endonuclease subunit, whose protein sequence is MGLGGTSDTAPLDVGGFEVGWRDAKGEHRRPLSEAEEVEFETGLPVRGFPSYRGQRNFPGLYWSATTGGHVGFESWLERDHAMLLDFTPEVTGLLSQPLWLFWQNDKGRVEALLAEQHGAGVVPMPSKTTFYRLVEAVSAGTHAFGSAASRRSQARRPEGMFTPSAACRPGELVQIDTTPLDVLVILEDGVSGRPELTIAVDVATRTICAAVLRPAGTKAVEARDHQASPRPSPRRSPALPTARHLGRRQPPLPCRSPTGARYR
- a CDS encoding DUF4240 domain-containing protein — translated: MDIDSFWKLIEECRRQTRGRDERLAWLRDELSRRPLTEIVQFQVRLDEVTREAFTWDLWAAAERIFGGWCSDDGFCYFGLWMVGIGREAFVRAVIDPDSLADTPEVQCLVGRPRELWNDDWPEWESLDYVAMEAYGLQTRADDDCGDAFYEAVEAEQGAVGGNPGPRGEQWDVRCEDEAMRKLPRLSAMFPLRPLAR
- a CDS encoding DUF5958 family protein, whose translation is MADPYIILNELAQELRPMPQGIEWFEGLSTEEQSNTLRLLSHFCIRARATAEDGPESIRRAGLRATHTPAVLITRGRIDQQLGKIASLTPHDERLKSFRLLIAVLAVADERRRERFCSDGCGHAWHRLSVDTPEASA
- a CDS encoding IS3 family transposase (programmed frameshift), producing the protein MYHASPGGTYASVAKDLGVNHETLRTWVRDAEQAARPGAGEASAMEKENRQLRARVKELELEREILRRAAKYFGGGDQLVSSRFQFVDDHRGAFGVKRLCRILAVSRSGFYRWIAGADARAGRVRADADLAERITAIHAESDGTYGAPRVTAELRDAGVRVNHKRVARVMRARGIVGFHLRKKVRTTIPEPSATPVPDLLRRDFTAKTPNTKYVGDVTYLPVGSGQFLYLATVLDLCSKRLAGWSIADHMRTGLVTDALKAAAAVRGADGLRGAIFHSDNGAQYASKEFAQVCTDLGVVRSRGAVGTSADNAAAESFNATMKRETLQGKNRWSDARSARLAVFRWATRYNTRRRHSSIGQISPNAFEQRSVTLTTAA
- a CDS encoding barstar family protein, with the translated sequence MWSGHDSAVHEDENKRVSARYTLTETENGHVWGVCAEAEGMFRESQRGTYELFGWVPEESGVPTWVGSRVWLVPDDEALDAWLLEDAEGLEQLPGTDSLLLTGMDDYEGPPGGHRGRVRLHDGHRWLGSCREFTRVLSPEQVPPPLVLRGLAQSDQLRVALMKGTRRALDLEEAALEIRDGEGELLTDRLLWATVSGWRPSACGADLIDLELDGGRFTPVPEYARPIWEQWLSGPPDAVNAWAGLDTRRRGAWHDLVRERACRRTHCDRPTGHPYELDGQHITDEPALYLALGEAINGPGGYFGGCLAALDDCLRGTFGYTAPATLLWRDAATAREYLSHALTPDGQPYDLFSAVLEALDQGGMDVTLA
- a CDS encoding helix-turn-helix domain-containing protein, whose translation is MASLNVGNLGEYLREQRRTAQLSLRQLADAAGVSNPYLSQIERGLRKPSAEVLQQVAKALRISAETLYVRAGILDERERDELETRAVILADPSINERQKSVLLQIYESFRKENGFEDEPGGEEGSASGADAPFNADGSAADTPSKRSKPSH